The DNA window CGCGCTGGACGCGGCGGAGGCGTACCGGATCGGGCTGGTGCAAGAGGTGGCGCCGGTGGGCGAGGTGCTCGCGCGGGCGACGGCGCTGGCGCAGCGGGTGGCACTGCAGGCGCCGCTGGCGGTGCAGGTGACGATGGCGTCGGCGCGGGCGGCGCTGACCGAGGGGGTGGAGGCGGAGTCGCTGCGGCTGACGGAGCGGGCGCGAGGGCTGATGGCCACGGAGGACGCAGCCGAGGGGATGCGGTCGTTCGTGGAGCGGAGGAACGGGGACTTCAAGGGGCGCTGAGCTGGCGGGGAGGGGGCTGCGCGTGGCGTGCGGAGTGGCTGAGCGCCGCGTGTCGGCGTGGTCGGCCAGGCGCCGTGCGTCCTCGTGTCTCGCCTGGTCGAGCGTTCTGCATGGCGTGTCCGGTGGGCTCGGCGCTGCGTGTCCTGCGCTGCGAGTCCGGCGTTTCTGGACTACGTGATCACCGCTGCGTGTCTGGCGCCGCGTGTCCGGCGCTGCGAGTCCGGCGGTCCGGCGGTGCGTGTCCGGGGCGGCGTTTCTCGTTGGGGTCGTTTTCGACGGGTCCGAGACCTCTCGTCCATGTCCGCGTCGTCCGGATGTGTCGTCGCTGGGGAAACAGCGAAAAGACGACGTGAGCCGGGGCAGGGGCATCGATCCCATGCAGCAGGCCGGCGCATGGAGGAGGGGATCATGCCCAGGATCAAGTTCGTCATGTCGAGTGGGGCGGAGCACGAGGTCGAGGCGCAGGAGGGCACGTCGGTCATGCAGGCGGCGATGGACCACTTGGTGCCAGGGATGCTGGCTGAGTGCGGTGGTTACACGAACTGCGCGACGTGCCACGCCTACGTGGACGAGGCGTTCGTGGCGAAGATCCCGGAACCCTCGGAGGAGGAGCGGGTCATGCTCGATTGT is part of the Chondromyces crocatus genome and encodes:
- a CDS encoding 2Fe-2S iron-sulfur cluster-binding protein; the encoded protein is MPRIKFVMSSGAEHEVEAQEGTSVMQAAMDHLVPGMLAECGGYTNCATCHAYVDEAFVAKIPEPSEEERVMLDCAFHVRPNSRLACQVQVTPALEGLVVHLPVSQTEG